The Perognathus longimembris pacificus isolate PPM17 chromosome 3, ASM2315922v1, whole genome shotgun sequence nucleotide sequence gatgtgagccaccagtacctgtctAGGAATTCTATTTATTAGAGGAGGAAGTTACGGTTTTGAGGCAGCGTCTCCCTATGAAGTcccagttggcctcaaactctcaatctttgtgtctctacctcctgaattcTGGGGatatagatgtgtaccaccatgcccagccttttttcactcttttttttttttgcaatactggaatttgaacccaaGACCTTTTGGTTGCCagatgggcactctaccacttgagccctgcctccaggCCTCTTTGCTTTCATTTGCTTTGCATAGGTTCTCATGCTTTTGTCCACTCCAGCCTCAGATGGAGAGCCTCCTACTTCTGCTTCCAgagttagctgggattacagacatgtactaccatacccagtcctccacttctttttcttttttctttatgttggtcatggggcttgaactcagggcctgggcactgtccctgagttttctttcgctcaaggctagtgttctactactttgagccacagctccacttccagttttctggtggctaataggagataagagtctcatggactgttcctGCCCGACTGGCtccaaaccactatcctcagatctcagtcctcccCCCAAggggctaggattaaaggcatgaaccatctTCACTGACTTTCTTGAAAGATCAGCTGTGACCCTTGTTCTGAATTTTACACATTAagcaagattgtgtgtgtgtgtgtgtgtgtgtgtgtgtgtgtgtgtgtgtgtgtgtgtgtgtgtagggggggaaGCTACAGTATCTTGGACTGCCAGAGCTTGATAAACCCAGCACCATGGCGCCCACTCCTGCCCAGGTGCTGCAAGAACAGCTTCATTCCTACAGGCCAACAGGCAACAGAAGCCCCTCAGGGACTGTGCCATGCAGGAGACCTTAGACCTGAGGCAGCAGTGGCCAGCAGAATGGTGCCAAGGGTCTGGAAGGGCTTCAAGCCTCACCTTGGCATTCATCCTGTCCCCTACCTGGCTGCGTGGCTCTGTGCCCCAGGGTTGATGAGTGCTCAGCCCCTCTGAGTCCCTTCATTGGGGAAAACAAAAGATTTGCTcgtttccaggctgggaatatgaccgagtggcaagagtgcttgcctcgtatacatgaagcactgggttcgattccctagcaccacgtatatagaaaacggccagaagggccagaagtggctcaagtggcagtgctagccttgagcaaaaagaagccagtgctcaggccctgagtccaagcctcaggactggcaaaaaaaaaaaaaaaattgcttgttTCCACATAACACAGAATGGCTACCCGTGACTATTAAAGCATTAATTATATgaacaaatgaatttaaaataacagaaataacaGTTGCTCTCAGAAACAGCCTCTTATAAGATAAGCTGGCTACCAGGacacaaggaaaaggaagaaatcgcttcacttgtaatttttttgcaGGGAGTAGGCCTCACATGGCAATCCTCCAACCTATGGTCTTGCaggcagctgggattacataaaTGTACCACCGTCCCTGGCTTAGGGAAGCTTCCTACCCTTGAGGTCTTGGCTGGCATTGAATTTGTGATCCTTttggcctctgcctcccaagtagtttggGTTTCATGCATGAGCTACCCTACCCCTGCCATGTCTACTTTTGCCTAATAAAAGTAGGGGAAAATCATGTCAGATTTGGAGCCAGTAACATCTTTTCCCAAAAGCAGTCTTAGCATtcctcttgtattttttttgtttatgaacCTAGGTATGATTTAATAAGGAACTCTGAAAATAGGCTTCAAAAAGCATTAGTTCATAAGAACTTCAGGAAGGTGTGGCAGCAGCTCCCGGAGGGTAGTGAGGTAAACTCTTGTTACTCAGAATGACTGAATTTGCTCGAATATGAGGATTTTATTAGTGCTACAAATGGGAGAGTCTTGAAAAATATAACTGGGATAAAGCCAAGTGCagtagcttatacctataatccaagctaccagGAAGTGAAGAtcgggaggatcatagtttgaggccacccCTGGGAAAAGATCTCAAGACCCCTTTCTCAACCAATAAGGAAcataaaagctgggcatggtggtgcaaggGTGATCCCAGCTATAAACTATAGTTAGAAGAACCagccagctcacacctgtaatcctagctactcaggaggctgagatctgaggatggcagttcaaagccaactcaggcgggaaagtccctgagattcttatctccaatgaatcaccagaaaactggaagtagagctgtggctcaattggtaaagcaccagccttgagtgaaaaagttaagggacagtgcccaggccctgagttcaaaggtctCTGAtcgaaaaaacaaaccaaccaacctaATAGGGCATTCATTGTGTCTGACTCAAAGGCCCAAGGTGAGGATTAAGTGTTCACAGGGGACTTAGTCTCCTGCCAGGTGGGGAAATCAGTGGGCAGCAGATGTCATATGGACATGCAGCCACACAAACACCCACGTGAGAACTGCCTGTAATCTCTCTGATTGATGCTTTGGAGTCAGGACAGCAATTAGGCCCGATTCCAAGAATTACTGTGAGGCTTAAGGAGGTAGCCACCATAGAAGGCACAAATTGCTGCCAAGTCTCCTGAAAACACCCcagtccctctcctccctctctgtcaTTTGTCTCCAACTGTGTTCTGAtcacctccacctctgcccagctAGCACCTGCTCAGGACCCACCACTTAACTGCCTTGCGGCGTGATCCTGGCAGGGAGAACTACTCTCTCCAAGCTTCTTTCTCGCCTCAGTTCCCAGGTGGCTGAGCTTGGGTGAAGGCCAGCTGAGCTGATGCCCATAGACCATGTAGCCTGGTCCCTGGCAGGGCACCCTGGGCAGTGGCATGAATGACATGTGCGCACGCCCCTCCTCCCACCACAGGTGATTTTCCAGGTCTTAGAATGTTATCCTGAACCAACACCAGTTGCCCCAACAGTCCCCTaacaagggggtggggtgggggggcacaggTACTCTCTGAGGGGCTCAGGTGTCTCCCCACCTCCCTCAGGGTCCCTGCAGTCACCACACTgacactaaggaaaaaaaaaacacagcatgaAATTCCTTTACTTGGAGGCCTCCCCCTTCGGAGGGGGAGCAGGGGCTTTTTAAACCATGGTGTCATTAGTCAGATAGTGATGCCAGCCCTGCCTGTGGACCCCAGACCCCACCAACACCCTGGGGTCCATCCAGGGTGGCACCAGGAGGGCcgggatggggagggggtggcgggTGGGGGAGGAGTGTGACCTGAGGGAAGGAACTGGAGGTGGGAGTGGGAGCGGGGAGAAGGACGTGGGGAGGCGTCACCAATGCATGAAGTCCCGGAACAGCTTCCACAAGTTGGTGATCCAGAGATCGGCTCCCAGCTCCTGCAGGTACTGGAGCTCAGGGGTGAGCATGCGGCGGCAGAGCTGCCGGTGCTGCCGGCCGATGGTCTTCTTGAGGTTGTAGCCCAGGATGGACTTGGCGCCCAGGGGCTGCCAGGGTTGCATGGCGGCGTCCTGGATGGCGGTGGCCTCGACGGGGCGGCCCCCGTCGATGCAGATCTGGCGCAGGCGCTCGTTGGCGCGGCGCAGGGCGGCCACCTCGCGGGCCATGCGCTGGCGCCCGAAGCCGTCCACCCGGCGCCagaagctgtggttgaagtggcgGTAGAGGAGCGCGTCGAGGCCGTTCCAGGCCGTGGCGCGCTGGTAGAGGGGGCCCGAGAGCCGGGGCACGGCCGATCGGCGGCGGGCGTTGAGCTTGAAGTAGAGCACGTCCTCCAGGCGCCAGCACAGCAGGTCCTTGAGCAGCACCAGCGACTCGTCGAAGTACTCCTGCAGCAGCACCAGGTGGAAGCGGCGCTCCAGCTGCGCCAGCAGCTCCGGCACGCGCGCGCTGCCCGCCTCCAGCCCGCTGTCCAGGCCCAGGTCGAAGGCCAGCAGGTTGCGCAGGTAGTGCGCGTTGATGGCGGCGGGGTCGTAGTAGCGATCGGGGTCCCGCAGGAAGGAGGTCAGCTTGTCAGGGCCCGGCACCGTCCAGGTGAGCGGCACCACCGCCCCAAAGTAGTGGAAGGAGGACTCGAAGAGGCTCGCGGGGTCGCGCAGCACCGTGATGAAGGTGGCGTCGGGCGGCACCAGCGCGCGCACCTCGTCGTACTGAAAGCGCATGTGGTTGGCGATGATGTTGAAGCAGGCCCCTGGCTCGTAGCCCCGCACCAGGCCCCGCGCGAACCAGCCCGGGTAGTCGAAGTCGTTGCGCCCCTTGGGGAAGGCGAAGCGCAGCCCGTGCTTCTCCCCGAAGCGGAAGAGGATGTTGAGCAGCGTGCTGCTGCCGGTCTTGTGCGTCTTCAGGAACACGATGTTGTGCTGGGGCGCGCACCCCGCCGCCCCCGACGCGTTGCCGGCCTTCGCCTGCGGGTCGGCCGGAGCTGGGGAGCAGGAGACCGCGGTGGTGTCCGGGGtcctgtggggagggcagagaaagtggggagggggggtcggCCCGGGCCAGCTGCGCTGGGGCCCTGGAGGACCCAGCCCTCccctctgtgtgtgcgtgcgtgtgagacagagagagagagagagagagagagagagagagagagagagagagagagagagagagagagagagagaggagaggagagggagagagagggagagaggagagagagagacagacacagagagagacacgagagacagtccttgggcttgaactcagggcctgagccatgtccacaagcttttttttttcttttttcttttttttgctcaaggctatcgctctaccacttgagccacagctccacttccagcttttctggtgtttacttggagataagagtctcacagtggggctgggaatatggcctagcggcaagagtgcttgcctcgtatacatgaagtcctgggttcgattcctcagcaccacatatatagaaaggaccagaagtggcgctgtggctcaagtggcagagtgctagccttgagcaaaaagaagccagggacagtgctctggacctgagtccaaggcaccaaaataaataaataaataaataaataaaagagtctcacagagtttcctggcttccaatggtgatcctcagatctcagcctcatgagtacctaggattcTAGGCACCCAGCCAGGTGGGATTTTGCCGACGCCCAGGCAAGGCTGGCTGTGCTAGGGACAGGaggacccccacacacacacccacacacacactctgggtTCTGCATCTTCAGGTGGGATTTGTTTGCTGACAGGCATGGCAGGGAAGAGGGCATAGCGGGCCCCAGCTCTATCTCAGGCCTGAGCCGGAGATTTGGCCTCTCTGGCCTCAGTGTCTGGGTGTGTGAAACAGGGAGATGCAGGTCTTGGGTTGGGTTTGAGCTGAGATGAGTAAGGTGGGCTTCTATTGAATTCTCCATGTCCACAGGCACATTTACTCTCAGGTAGTATTCACTTGAGGTGGGTGAGACGTTAGGCATGGTGTGGCAGCTCTGTAATGCTAGCTcctggaagagggaagggaggaggagccaCCTAAGGCCACTTGGGCAAATATGCAAAAGCctttgtaaaaataaacaaaagccaaaagtgctaACTCAAGTGAGCTGTTGAAAATTCCAGTACTACCaacatttaattaaaaagtaataaagagAGATGTAGGCATTACCTGAGTTGTGAAATGTgcacaccttaataataacaataaaattatattaaaaataaatgaacgccaggagccagtggctcatgcctgtaatcctagcttctcaggaggctaagatctgaggatcgaggttcaaagccagccggagcagaaaagtctctgtgagacttttatctccaattgaccactcaaaaactggaagtggaactgtggctcaagtcatacagcgctaaccttgagcacagagaagctcagggacagcacctaggccctgagtttgagccccacaatcaacaagaacaaacaaacaaaaaaaaaatgaagttagtaACACGTTCAAGGTGTCATTTTCTAGGTAAGCCTCAAATGGTCAGTCAATTTCCTCTAATAGGAAACTAAGTTTCTCTACCATCTAAGGGCACAGGGGTGCACTGGGGTGCCCTGctcttgactgggctggcttcaaatcgccaTCCTCAGTGGTGAGAATCGATCTCGGGTCACACATGTCCCAACTTGGATTCAAGCTTGGTGCCAGCCGAGTGCTTGGCCTGCGTGCAGTCTCAGATGATCATATTCTGAGTCGGGGACACAGACAGCGTGGTGTGCATCTATGCCCACTTCACAGGGGAGCAGGCTGAGGCCCAGGTTACAGTGCGACCTGCCATGGGGAGGGAAGTGTTTGCTGGCCCACCATGGTGCAGAGTGGCTGCCTAGGAGGTAGTTTCCATCATCATGGcacatcccctcctccctccatccctccgcCCCTGGAGAGTCCCCACTCACGTGGAGACCTGGCTAGCATGCAGCTGGGGTACCATGTAGGAGTAGAGCAGCAGAAGGAAGCTGGTGAACAGGGCTCCCAGCACCAGCCCCTTAGCCATGGACTCCCAGCGTTGCTTCTTTGGCTGCGGCATCTCAGACGCCTGTAGGGGGCAGCACAGAGCACAGGGTGAGTTGGAGTGGATCCAGAGGCTCCTGTGGGCTGCACCTGCCCAGCTTCAGGGACCAGCGAGGCCTGTCTGGAGGATAGATGGACAAACACGGGGAGAGACGCAAGGACAGAGATGCAGAAGAGACTGTGGACCCAACTTAGAAGTGGGGAAATGAGACAGGGGAAGGTTCCGGGGTGGCTCTGAGAAAGTTTAGGTGGTTGGTGTGGACACCAtgtctggtttttattttgttttgcagtactggagcttaatcTCAAGGCCATGTGCTTAATACCTTTTGAACAACACCTGACTCCATTGCCCCCCCACctttgcgtgtatgtgtgtgtgtgtgtgtgtgtgtatgtgtgtgtgtgtgtgtatgtgtgttggtcctggggcttgaactcagggcctgggtactgttcctgaatttcttttgctcaagtctatcactctaccacttgagccacagcaccacttctagctttttctgagtagtttattgaagtcacacagacttttctgattgggtggcttcaaactgtgattcttagatctcagcttcctgagattaactacaggcatgggccaccagcatctggcaccACTGCATTTCcgccccccttctctctctctctaataccaggcttgaattcagagcctcacactctcactcagTTCCTTGCCCCCTCAAAGCTCTGCTCAGggttaccacttgaactacagctccacttcctgctttttgctggttaactggagataagagtctcatggactttcctgcccagactggctttgaaccctactccttagatctcagcctccaaagtatgtaggattataggtgtgagctaccagagcccagctaacaaaaatatttttaagaatatcTCAGTGACTATTAGCAAGGTGCCATTATATAAGTGAAGACCCATTCCTAGAATTATTTGTATAtgttaaacaaaaaagaatctgagCTTGGTATTCCATGCTTATAGTCCTGTTTCTTAGAAaggagagatcaggaggatcaagatGTGAGACTAGATTAAGTAAAAAGTTCAGGAGAAGCcagatgtaatcctagctactcaggaggctgtgatttgaagatcacagtttgaacctagcctgggcaagaaagttagtgatactcttatctccaattaaccacaagaaaattaGAAGGAGTgctgtcagcacccaggccctgagttcaagccccatgaccaaccaaaaaaataaagttcatgagacctcatctcaagtaATAAAAAGATGGCTGTGAGTTGGGCACCAGTatctcacacctttaatccaacctacccaggaggctgagatatcagaaatgtggttcaaagccaggttggatAGACAAAAATTCATGACTTTTATCtcagttaaccaggaaaacgCTGAAATGaagtggggggggcggtggctgggaaggtggcttagtggtagagtgcttgcctagcatgcatgaagtcctgggttcgattactcagcaccatataaataaaaagctagaagtagggctggggatatggcctagtggcaagagtgctcgcctcgtatacctgaggccctgggttcgattccccagcaccacatatacagaaaatggccaaaagtggcactgtggctcaagtggcagagtgctagccttgggcaagaagaagccaggccctgaggccaagccccaggaatggccaaaaaaaaaaaagctagaagtagtgctggctcatgcggtagagcactagccttgagcaaaaaagagctcagggacagtgcccaggccctggcccaggccccaggactggcagaaaaagctgaaactggatgTGTGGTTCATTAGGAAAagctccagccatgagtgaaaatgaTGAATATGAAAACAAggccctggctgggaatatggcctagtggcaagagtgcttgcctcgtatacatgaagccttgggtttgattcctcagcaccacatatatagaaaaggccacaagtggtgctgtggctcaggtagcagagaagccagggacattgctcaggccctgagttcaagccccaggactggcaaaaaaccaaaccaaaccaaaacgaaaacaaggccctgagatcaagccccagtactggaacaataacaaccacaacaaaaagcaGCCCGAGGCTGTTATCCTAGCTGTGTAAGATTTGGAAATAATCGTGTATAACATAATTGCCAGGCTGGCTATGGCATAAATTtgaaattctatttgaaaaataagtaaaaggtctgggcatgtggctcaagtggtaggtcctgagttcaaacctcagtgcaaCCAAAGCAAAACTCATAACACACTAAGATATACTGGCTTGCCTAACATGTTCAAAGACTTCTGTCTctaaaaagaaagacaggcagagaaagagagagagacagacagacagacagacacagagaaaaagacagacaagcagacagaaacagagaaagttCTACAATGATAGGCACCACTCCCTCATTCATGTGTACATGTAGGTAAAGACACACaaaggct carries:
- the Gal3st1 gene encoding galactosylceramide sulfotransferase isoform X2 is translated as MPQPKKQRWESMAKGLVLGALFTSFLLLLYSYMVPQLHASQVSTTPDTTAVSCSPAPADPQAKAGNASGAAGCAPQHNIVFLKTHKTGSSTLLNILFRFGEKHGLRFAFPKGRNDFDYPGWFARGLVRGYEPGACFNIIANHMRFQYDEVRALVPPDATFITVLRDPASLFESSFHYFGAVVPLTWTVPGPDKLTSFLRDPDRYYDPAAINAHYLRNLLAFDLGLDSGLEAGSARVPELLAQLERRFHLVLLQEYFDESLVLLKDLLCWRLEDVLYFKLNARRRSAVPRLSGPLYQRATAWNGLDALLYRHFNHSFWRRVDGFGRQRMAREVAALRRANERLRQICIDGGRPVEATAIQDAAMQPWQPLGAKSILGYNLKKTIGRQHRQLCRRMLTPELQYLQELGADLWITNLWKLFRDFMHW
- the Gal3st1 gene encoding galactosylceramide sulfotransferase isoform X1, which produces MVQAGKGKEWQSLPKASEMPQPKKQRWESMAKGLVLGALFTSFLLLLYSYMVPQLHASQVSTTPDTTAVSCSPAPADPQAKAGNASGAAGCAPQHNIVFLKTHKTGSSTLLNILFRFGEKHGLRFAFPKGRNDFDYPGWFARGLVRGYEPGACFNIIANHMRFQYDEVRALVPPDATFITVLRDPASLFESSFHYFGAVVPLTWTVPGPDKLTSFLRDPDRYYDPAAINAHYLRNLLAFDLGLDSGLEAGSARVPELLAQLERRFHLVLLQEYFDESLVLLKDLLCWRLEDVLYFKLNARRRSAVPRLSGPLYQRATAWNGLDALLYRHFNHSFWRRVDGFGRQRMAREVAALRRANERLRQICIDGGRPVEATAIQDAAMQPWQPLGAKSILGYNLKKTIGRQHRQLCRRMLTPELQYLQELGADLWITNLWKLFRDFMHW